A single region of the Plantactinospora soyae genome encodes:
- a CDS encoding extracellular solute-binding protein: MKMVSRSRRLLAAALGLTTALTVTACGGDEKQASLDTITVMTKLFGTAPDPGGELQQAVQKLIGKKLDITWVPNADYNDKLNVTLASNSIPDLVVTNEKSPSFIRAADAGAFWDLTGKLDSYPNLKPANAQTARNVMVNGKTYGIYRTRPLLRSAVVYRKDWLAKVGLPEPQTVDDLYRIAKAFTEQDPDGNGKKDTYGLVIPKWPGNYASSSPYDTMETWFGAPNGWGQRGGKLVPGFDTEEFYQANRFMKKWVDEGLVNPDFATLDAGSWNDPFVQGKGGMIIDVNVRGTDLAGRFRQKDPKDFDKVSMVGNMKRSDGQKFSLPFTGYLDVLAISKQRIRTDEQLEQVLQTLDKLQSQEGSSLLTNGIEGRNFRLEDGKAVLINQDDAQVKVIQNDVDKAFIQLGTRASVGLGQYPFKYSNDIEQKLFDQRETLMQEDLKTAVHNPALPVVAPTAVEKGQTLDLIIPDARIKFLSGAISEEQLRAQVKRWYDSGGTQVAQEVNDLVSKLPK; this comes from the coding sequence ATGAAGATGGTGTCCCGGTCACGGCGGTTGTTGGCCGCCGCACTCGGCCTGACCACCGCCCTGACCGTCACCGCCTGCGGCGGCGACGAGAAGCAGGCCTCGCTCGACACGATCACCGTGATGACCAAGCTGTTCGGCACCGCGCCCGATCCGGGCGGTGAGCTGCAACAGGCCGTCCAGAAGTTGATCGGCAAGAAGCTCGACATCACCTGGGTGCCCAACGCGGACTACAACGACAAGCTCAACGTCACGCTCGCCTCCAACAGCATTCCCGACCTGGTGGTCACGAACGAGAAGAGCCCGTCGTTCATCCGGGCCGCCGACGCCGGTGCCTTCTGGGACCTGACCGGCAAGCTGGACAGTTACCCGAACCTCAAGCCCGCGAACGCACAGACCGCGCGCAACGTCATGGTCAACGGCAAGACCTACGGCATCTACCGCACCCGGCCACTGCTGCGGTCGGCCGTGGTGTACCGCAAGGACTGGCTGGCGAAGGTCGGTCTGCCGGAGCCGCAGACGGTCGACGACCTGTACCGGATCGCCAAGGCGTTCACCGAGCAGGACCCGGACGGCAACGGCAAAAAGGACACGTACGGGCTGGTCATCCCGAAGTGGCCCGGCAACTACGCCAGCAGCAGCCCGTACGACACGATGGAGACCTGGTTCGGCGCGCCCAACGGCTGGGGTCAGCGCGGCGGCAAGCTCGTGCCGGGCTTCGACACCGAGGAGTTCTACCAGGCCAACCGGTTCATGAAGAAGTGGGTCGACGAGGGCCTGGTCAACCCGGACTTCGCCACGCTCGACGCCGGCAGCTGGAACGACCCGTTCGTCCAGGGCAAGGGCGGCATGATCATCGATGTCAACGTCCGCGGCACCGACCTGGCCGGCCGGTTCAGGCAGAAGGACCCGAAGGACTTCGACAAGGTCTCCATGGTCGGCAACATGAAGCGGTCCGACGGCCAGAAGTTCTCCCTCCCGTTCACCGGATACCTCGATGTCCTGGCCATCTCCAAGCAGCGGATCCGGACCGACGAGCAGTTGGAACAGGTGCTGCAGACGCTGGACAAGTTGCAGTCCCAGGAGGGCTCGTCCCTGCTGACCAACGGCATCGAAGGCCGCAACTTCCGGCTTGAGGACGGAAAGGCCGTACTGATCAACCAGGACGACGCCCAGGTCAAGGTCATCCAGAACGACGTCGACAAGGCCTTCATCCAGCTGGGTACCCGGGCCAGCGTCGGCCTCGGCCAGTACCCGTTCAAGTACTCCAACGACATCGAGCAGAAGCTGTTCGACCAGCGGGAGACGCTGATGCAGGAGGACCTGAAAACGGCGGTGCACAACCCGGCGCTTCCGGTCGTCGCGCCGACGGCCGTCGAGAAGGGTCAGACGCTGGACCTGATCATCCCCGACGCCCGGATCAAGTTCCTCTCCGGCGCGATCAGCGAGGAACAGCTACGGGCCCAGGTCAAGCGCTGGTACGACAGCGGCGGCACCCAGGTGGCA